The proteins below come from a single Vanessa cardui chromosome 7, ilVanCard2.1, whole genome shotgun sequence genomic window:
- the LOC124530949 gene encoding alanine--tRNA ligase, cytoplasmic, with amino-acid sequence MDTSMTGSEIRKAFIDFFINKGHKYVHSSSTIPLDDPTLLFTNAGMNQFKPIFLGSVDPNSDMAQYVRVVNTQKCIRAGGKHNDLDDVGKDVYHHTFFEMMGNWSFGDYFKNEICAWAWELLTQVYKLSGDRLYVTYFGGDKSSGLEPDLECKNIWLNLGVPESHILPGNMKDNFWEMGETGPCGPCSELHYDRIGGRDAAHLVNMDDPDVLEIWNLVFIQFNRETDGSLKLLPKRHIDCGLGLERLVSVIQNKRANYDTDFFMPIFKAIENGTKVRPYTGKVGSDDTDGIDMAYRVLADHARTLTIALSDGGHPDNTGRGYVLRRILRRAVRFASEKLNAKPGFFASLVYTVVELLGDVFPEIKKDPESIVQIINEEEIQFLKTLTRGRNLLNRTIEKLGDSKSVPGDVAWRMYDTYGFPIDLTQLMCEENNLVIDMEGYEKAKKESQLSSQGKTAGQEDLLALDIHAISHLQESGVPVTDDSPKYNYVPSSTDKDAEYKFAPCSAKVLSLRSNKQFVNEVSSGQECGVILDVTNFYAEQGGQIFDEGYMVKSDDDSVEFTVTNVQVKGGYVLHIGKIEGTLKVGDTVTLHIDTERRRLVMNNHTGTHILNNVLRKVLGNDSDQRGSLVMPDRLRFDFTNKGPMTVKQIKDTEDEIKSIISDNKRVYAKHTSLSEAKKIKGLRAMFDEQYPDPVRVVSVGISVEELEKNPDASTGFETSVEFCGGSHLHQTGHIGEYVIVSEEGIAKGIRRIVALTGPEALKAINKMSILENEVNNIANFIKEQGENINQKEVVKKIVDLTNDVSQAQISYWKKEELRTMLKNLKKQLDDKERAAKAMTINLVIEKAKELCLGDKSSEIIIEELKAYSNTKALDAALKQVKQLQPNSAAMFFSVDEDSNKIFCLVAVPKNLIEKGLLASEWIQSIVPIIGGKGGGKAESAQASGNNIRALDEAIKKAREFATSKLY; translated from the coding sequence ATGGATACTTCAATGACTGGAAGTGAAATAAGAAAAgcttttatagattttttcatcaataaagGCCATAAGTATGTTCACTCATCATCTACAATTCCTTTGGATGATCCTACCTTACTTTTTACAAATGCTGGCATGAATCAATTTAAACCCATATTTTTAGGATCAGTAGATCCCAACTCTGATATGGCTCAATATGTAAGAGTTGTAAATACTCAAAAATGTATAAGAGCTGGTGGAAAACACAATGATTTGGATGATGTAGGAAAAGATGTATATCATCACACATTTTTTGAAATGATGGGAAATTGGTCTTTTGGTGActactttaaaaatgaaatttgtgCATGGGCTTGGGAACTTTTAACACAAGTATATAAGCTATCAGGGGATAGATTGTATGTAACATATTTTGGAGGAGATAAATCATCTGGCCTGGAACCAGATTTAGAATGCAAGAATATTTGGTTAAATTTAGGAGTTCCAGAATCCCACATTTTACCTGGGAATATGAAAGACAACTTTTGGGAAATGGGTGAAACCGGACCTTGTGGACCATGTTCTGAATTACATTATGACCGAATTGGTGGAAGAGATGCAGCACATCTTGTGAATATGGATGATCCTGATGTACTTGAAATTTGGAACTTGgttttcattcaatttaatagAGAAACTGATGGATCATTGAAGTTATTGCCCAAAAGACATATTGATTGTGGATTGGGATTAGAAAGATTGGTTTctgttattcaaaataaaagggCAAATTATGATACTGATTTCTTCATGCCCATTTTTAAAGCCATTGAAAATGGTACTAAAGTAAGACCTTATACTGGTAAAGTAGGTTCTGATGACACAGATGGTATTGATATGGCTTACCGTGTACTAGCTGACCATGCAAGAACATTAACAATAGCATTATCTGATGGTGGTCACCCAGATAATACCGGCAGAGGTTACGTGCTCCGTAGAATTTTAAGAAGAGCAGTAAGATTTGCCTCGGAAAAACTAAATGCCAAACCAGGATTTTTCGCATCATTGGTGTATACTGTTGTCGAATTACTTGGTGATGTGTttcctgaaattaaaaaagatccAGAATCAATAgttcaaattattaatgaagaaGAAATTCAATTTCTGAAAACATTAACTCGTGGTCGTAATTTGCTTAACAGAACAATAGAGAAACTAGGTGATTCTAAATCTGTACCTGGTGATGTTGCTTGGCGCATGTATGATACTTATGGCTTTCCCATTGATTTAACACAATTGATGTGTGAAGAAAATAATTTGGTCATTGACATGGAGGGTTATGAAAAAGCAAAAAAAGAATCTCAATTATCATCACAAGGAAAAACTGCAGGCCAGGAAGATTTATTGGCATTAGATATACATGCTATTAGTCATTTACAGGAAAGTGGAGTGCCAGTTACAGATGATTCccctaaatataattatgttccaTCTTCCACTGACAAAGATGCTGAATATAAGTTTGCCCCTTGCTCTGCAAAAGTTTTGTCATTACGCAGTAACAAACAATTCGTCAATGAGGTCAGTAGTGGCCAAGAATGTGGTGTTATTTTGGACGTCACAAATTTCTATGCTGAACAGGGTGGGCAAATATTTGATGAAGGCTATATGGTAAAATCTGACGATGACAGTGTAGAATTTACAGTTACTAATGTTCAGGTAAAGGGTGGTTATGTTCTTCATATAGGTAAAATTGAAGGCACACTCAAAGTTGGAGACACAGTTACACTGCATATAGACACAGAAAGACGGAGATTAGTTATGAACAATCACACAGGAACACATAtacttaataatgttttaaggaAAGTGCTTGGTAATGATTCTGATCAAAGAGGGTCTCTAGTAATGCCAGATCGCCTTCGATttgattttactaataaagGGCCCATGActgttaaacaaataaaagacaCAGAAgacgaaataaaatcaattataagtGATAACAAGCGTGTTTATGCAAAACACACCAGTTTGAGTGaggcaaaaaaaataaaaggacTTCGTGCCATGTTTGATGAACAGTACCCAGATCCAGTTCGAGTGGTTTCAGTTGGCATTTCAGTTGAAGAGTTAGAAAAAAATCCAGATGCGTCAACTGGTTTTGAAACTTCTGTCGAATTTTGTGGTGGTTCTCACTTACACCAAACTGGACATATTGGTGAATATGTTATCGTAAGTGAAGAAGGCATTGCAAAAGGTATTCGCAGAATTGTAGCATTAACAGGGCCTGAAGCCTTGAAAGCTATCAATAAAATGAGCATTCTGGAAAATGAGGTAAACAACATTGCTAATTTCATAAAAGAACAAGgtgaaaatattaatcaaaaggaagttgtaaaaaaaattgttgaccTTACAAATGATGTCTCTCAGGCCCAGATATCATATTGGAAGAAAGAAGAGCTACGAACTAtgcttaaaaatttaaagaaacaatTAGATGACAAAGAAAGAGCTGCTAAAGCAATGACTATCAATTTAGTAATTGAAAAAGCGAAGGAATTATGTTTGGGAGATAAATCTTCAGAAATAATCATAGAAGAGTTGAAAGCGTATAGTAATACAAAAGCATTAGATGCTGCCTTAAAACAAGTAAAGCAGTTGCAGCCTAATTCTGCTGCAATGTTTTTCTCTGTTGATGAGGactcaaataaaattttctgtTTGGTAGCTGTACCTAAAAATCTTATTGAAAAAGGCTTACTAGCATCTGAATGGATTCAATCTATTGTACCCATTATTGGTGGTAAAGGTGGTGGAAAGGCAGAATCTGCCCAAGCCTCTGGAAATAATATCAGGGCTTTAGATGAAGCGATTAAAAAGGCACGAGAATTTGCTACTTctaaattgtattaa
- the LOC124530950 gene encoding E3 ubiquitin-protein ligase Su(dx), which translates to MTESITTLTAPISLSTYHQLSLTVESASIRNSGLFKPNPYLQLIIDDNISRRTEVIKNTLHPKWKEEFTVLVTPLSQLVLRLADHHSFRKDHIIGEKKINFLKILLYINGKCENVELSIDLMKSVSQDNASNGNTEVKAAELVLLLDGLRIEPSILSQSHEALGETSNSQSPLSEGVRCRFRIRNNLENQRSVVHLRALRPPPGPPPLSNGAVSVSALESGAGPSRQDEPPAAPVPAHLAPAPAAAPSATAAPAAEEPLPPGWEMRYDVYGRRYYVDHNTRSTSWERPQPLPPGWEVRRDARGRVYYVDHNTRTTTWQRPDTERLARFQHWRGERRHVVAQGNQRFLFPPPRPHAPHSQPLLLPEPLDADHDPPPSGSGASGPPAAPSAAPGAAVAGAAAAAGAGAADEALGALPAGWERRVQPDGRVYFVNHKNRTTQWEDPRTQGQEISALEEALPPGWEIRFTEEGTRYFVDHNTRTTTFQDPRPGAPKGPQGAYGVPRAYERSFRWKLSQFRYLCQSNALPSHIKITLSRQTLFEDSYHQIMRLPAYELRRRLYIIFRGEEGLDYGGVSREWFFLLSHEVLNPMYCLFEYANKNNYSLQINPASYVNPDHLLYFKFIGRFIAMALYHGRFIYSGFTMPFYKRMLNKKLTMKDIESIDPEFYNSLVWIKDNNIDECGLEMWFSVDFEVLGQVIHHELKPSGDKERVTEANKEQYLQLVTQWRMTRGIEEQTIAFLDGFNEVVPLEWLKYFDERELELMLCGMQEVDVDDWQRNTIYRHYTRTSKQVAWFWQFVRQMDNEKRARLLQFVTGTCRVPVGGFAELMGSNGPQRFCIEKVGKDTWLPRSHTCFNRLDLPPYKSYEQLCEKLNYAIEETEGFGQE; encoded by the exons ATGACAGAAAGCATTACAACACTTACTGCTCCAATTTCTCTATCAACATATCATCAGCTGAGTTTAACTG ttgAATCAGCAAGTATCCGTAATTCTGGACTTTTTAAACCAAACCCCTATTTACAACTTATAATAGATGATAATATTTCAAGAAGAACTGaggtcataaaaaatacattgcatCCAAAATGGAAGGAAGAATTTACAGTTTTGGTTACACCCTTGTCTCAACTAGTATTGCGCTTGGCAGACCACCACAGTTTTCGAAAAGATCACATAATTGgcgagaaaaaaataaacttcttaAAAATTCTCCTTTATATCAATGGAAAATGTGAAAATGTGGAATTAAGTATTG ACTTGATGAAGAGTGTTTCTCAGGATAATGCGTCCAATGGAAACACAGAAGTCAAGGCAGCTGAGTTAGTGTTGCTCTTAGATGGCTTAAGAATTGAACCATCCATTTTAAGTCAGTCACATGAAGCATTAGGAGAAACTAGTAATTCCCAAAGCCCCCTTAGTGAAGGTGTTCGATGCAGGTTtagaataagaaataatttagaaaaccAGCGGTCTGTGGTGCATCTTCGAGCATTGCGt CCCCCGCCCGGGCCGCCTCCACTGAGCAATGGCGCCGTGTCCGTGAGCGCGTTGGAGAGCGGCGCCGGCCCCTCGCGGCAGGACGAGCCACCAGCGGCGCCCGTCCCCGCGCACCTCGCGCCCGCCCCCGCCGCCGCCCCCTCTGCGACCGCCGCCCCCGCGGCCGAGGAACCTCTGCCGCCTGGATGGGAAATGCGATACGATGTTTATGGGAGACG GTACTATGTGGACCACAACACTCGGTCGACGTCCTGGGAGCGGCCGCAGCCGCTGCCGCCGGGCTGGGAGGTGCGGCGCGACGCGCGCGGCCGCGTGTACTACGTGGACCACAACACGCGCACCACCACCTGGCAGCGCCCCGACACGGAGCGCCTGGCGCGCTTCCAGCACTGGCGCGGCGAGCGCCGCCACGTGGTGGCGCAGGGCAACCAGCGCTTCCTGTtcccgccgccgcgcccgcacGCGCCGCACTCGCAGCCGCTGCTGCTGCCCGAGCCGCTCGACGCGGATCACGACCCGCCCCCAA GCGGAAGTGGCGCGAGCGGGCCGCCCGCAGCGCCTAGCGCGGCTCCGGGCGCTGCGgtcgcgggcgcggcggcggcggcgggcgcgggcgcggcggacGAGGCGCTGGGCGCGCTGCCGGCCGGCTGGGAGCGCCGCGTGCAGCCCGACGGCCGCGTGTACTTCGTGAACCACAAGAATCGCACCACGCAGTGGGAAGACCCGCGCACCCAG ggTCAAGAAATCAGCGCGCTAGAAGAGGCTCTCCCCCCCGGTTGGGAGATCAGATTCACGGAGGAGGGCACGCGATACTTCGTCGACCACAACACGCGCACCACCACATTCCAGGACCCCAGGCCGGGCGCGCCGAAGGGTCCACAAGGCGCCTACGGCGTCCCCAGAGCCTACGAGCGCTCCTTCAGATGGAAACTTAGTCAATTTAGATATCTATGTCAGAGCAACGCTTTACCCAGTcacataaaaattacattatcgCGGCAGACACTATTCGAAGATTCGTATCATCAG ATTATGAGGCTACCTGCATATGAACTTCGGAGacgattgtatataatattccgCGGCGAAGAAGGCTTAGATTATGGAGGAGTTAGTCGTGAATGGTTTTTCTTACTATCTCACGAAGTTCTCAATCCAATGTACTGCCTTTTTGAATatgcaaacaaaaataattatagtcttCAAATAAATCCAGCCAGTTATGTTAACCCAGACcacttactttattttaaattcataggAAGATTTATTGCAATGGCTCTGTACCATGGGAGATTTATATATTCCGGTTTCACTATGCCTTTCTATAAGAGAATGTTAAACAAGAAACTGACAATGAAAGACATAGAATCGATTGATCCAGAATTTTATAACTCGTTAGTTTGGATAAAAGACAACAATATCGACGAGTGTGGCCTTGAAATGTGGTTTAGTGTAGACTTTGAAGTTTTAGGACAAGTGATACATCATGAATTAAAACCGTCGGGGGATAAAGAACGTGTTACAGAG gCTAATAAGGAGCAATATTTACAATTAGTTACACAATGGCGTATGACTCGAGGAATCGAAGAACAAACTATCGCTTTTCTTGATGGTTTTAACGAG GTGGTACCGTTGGAGTGGTTGAAGTACTTCGACGAGCGTGAGCTGGAGCTGATGCTGTGCGGCATGCAGGAGGTGGACGTGGACGACTGGCAGCGGAACACAATATACCGCCATTACACGCGCACCAGCAAGCAGGTCGCATGGTTCTGGCAG TTTGTACGACAAATGGACAACGAAAAACGGGCAAGATTGCTGCAATTCGTTACTGGAACTTGTCGAGTGCCAGTTGGTGGATTTGCTGAGCTTATGGGTTCTAATGGACCTCAACGCTTCTGTATAGAAAAG GTCGGAAAGGACACATGGCTACCGAGGTCACACACATGCTTCAATCGCCTTGACCTACCACCTTATAAAAGTTACGAACAGTTGTGTGAGAAATTGAACTATGCGATCGAAGAAACGGAAGGTTTTGGTCAAGAGTAA
- the LOC124530952 gene encoding kinesin-associated protein 3: protein MSPIESVPVAVLNRIDDYVELLYDDIPEKIKGSALILQLARNPDNLIELARNEALLSALSRVLREEWKRSIELSTNIVYTFFCFSTYIEFHSVIIQYKIGSLCMDVIDYELKRYDQWKEKVEGKKQVLTPDKNELPKSRIPEPKRRPKSGTWAVTDVNIQKTRSIVSSYHEDLCHASDEFLSKSDEEQMKRKLKTLSKRQEQLLRVAFYMLLNIADNVKVEEKMHKKDIVGLLIGAMERHSNIDLLILIVSFLQKLSIFVENKNAMAAKGIIEKLAPLLDSPNADLVNVTLKLLFNLTFDTKLRNKMIKLNLLPKFIQFTSDDKHINLAMKILYHLSMDDRVKQMFTQSDCVKLLTDMLLLNVNSEARCEGGPGTTDVLLALCVNLSWSERAAQQMSAEGRLRELLARAYRHRNAVLMKLVRNLSHHAPNKALFVEFVGDIAGAVTSDEASEEFVIECMGTLSNILNLNNNIDIYAVVERYNLIPCILKILDPANQRDPELVLEAVVAAGAMGAEERAAAALVTAGGGEALVAALRQRQADDDHVLQTVFAFRQLLSHPRAAQYLVSSTEAPAYLIDLMQDKNVEIRKMCDSCLDIISQMQNEWAARIKLERFRCHNGQWLSVVETLGAEGGAGDASDDLPPYLSAEYLTTHRLTTSDSQISLNDDSDSFSGEADFNRANSRNTQDGQSDELLGFSDSLSGKTSEDDTQFTKKLNVFA, encoded by the exons ATGAGTCCCATAGAAAGTGTTCCAGTTGCTGTCTTAAATCGTATTGATGATTATGTTGAACTGCTTTATGATGACATTCCAGAAAAAATTAAAGGATCTGCTCTAATATTACAACTTGCAAGGAACCCagacaatttaattgaattggctagaaatg AAGCCCTGCTGAGTGCTCTTTCTAGAGTATTAAGAGAAGAATGGAAACGTAGTATTGAATTAAGTACAAACAttgtttatacatttttctGTTTCTCTACTTATATAGAGTTTCATTCTGTTATAATTCAGTACAAAATTGGCTCTCTATGTATGGATGTTATTGATTATGAACTCAAACGATATGATCAATGGAAAGAAAAAGTTGAAGGAAAAAAACAAGTTCTTACACCAGACAAA AATGAATTGCCAAAGAGTCGTATTCCAGAACCGAAAAGACGTCCCAAATCTGGAACTTGGGCAGTCACGGATGTCAATATTCAAAAAACTAGATCTATTGTATCTAGTTATCATGAAGACCTGTGCCATGCATCAGATGAATTCCTTTCTAAGAGTGATGAGGAACAAATGAAGAGAAAACTCAAGACTTTATCCAAAAGACAAGAACAGTTGCTTAGAGTTGCTTTTTACATGCTTTTAAACATTGCAGATAATGTTAAAGTAgaagaaaaaatgcataaaaagGATATTGTTGGCTTGCTCATTGGAGCTATGGAAAGACATTCAAATATTGATCTGCTGATattaattgtttcatttttacAAAAGTTATCAATTTTTGTTGAAAACAAAAATGCCATGGCCGCCAAAGGAATCATTGAAAAACTTGCGCCCTTGTTAGATTCTCCTAATGCGGATTTGGTGAATGTAACTTTAAaactactttttaatttgaccTTCGACACTAAATTGCGAAACAAAATGATCAAACTAAATTTGCTACCGAaattcattcaatttacta gtgATGATAAACATATAAACTTAGCAATGAAAATACTTTACCACCTCAGTATGGACGACCGCGTCAAACAAATGTTTACACAGTCCGACTGTGTCAAACTG CTGACGGACATGCTGCTCCTGAACGTGAACAGCGAGGCTCGCTGCGAGGGCGGGCCGGGCACGACGGACGTGCTGCTGGCGCTGTGCGTGAACCTGTCGTGGAGCGAGCGCGCCGCGCAGCAGATGTCGGCCGAGGGCCGCCTGCGCGAGCTGCTGGCGCGCGCCTACCGACACCGCAACGCCGTGCTCATGAAGCTCGTCCGCAACCTGTCGCATCACGCCCCGAACAAGGCGCTCTTCGTG GAATTCGTGGGAGACATAGCCGGCGCGGTAACGAGTGATGAGGCGTCTGAAGAATTTGTTATCGAATGTATGGGAACACTGAGCAACATACTGAATCtgaataataatatcgatatttatGCCGTCGTTGAAAGATACAATTTAATTCCATGCATCCTAAAGATATTAGACCCAG CTAACCAGCGCGACCCGGAGCTGGTGCTGGAAGCGGTGGTGGCGGCTGGAGCGATGGGGGCGGAGGaacgcgccgccgccgcgctggTGACGGCCGGGGGGGGCGAAGCGCTGGTGGCGGCGCTGCGGCAGCGCCAGGCCGACGACGACCACGTGCTGCAGACCGTGTTCGCCTTCCGTCAACTGCTGTCGCATCCGCGCGCCGCGCAGTACCTCGTCTCGAGCACCG AAGCTCCGGCGTACCTCATCGATCTCATGCAAGACAAAAATGTGGAAATAAGAAAAATGTGCGATTCGTGTTTGGATATCATCTCGCAAATGCAAAACGAATGGGCCGCGAGGATTAAA TTGGAGCGGTTCCGTTGCCACAATGGGCAGTGGTTGTCCGTGGTGGAGACTCTTGGTGCGGAGGGTGGGGCAGGCGACGCGAGTGACGACCTGCCGCCTTACCTCTCGGCTGAGTACCTGACCACACACCGCCTCACCACCTCGG ATTCTCAAATATCACTTAACGACGATTCAGACAGTTTTTCTGGAGAGGCAGACTTTAATCGAGCTAACAGCag AAATACCCAAGATGGACAAAGTGACGAATTATTAGGATTCTCAGATTCGTTATCAGGAAAAACGTCAGAAGACGACACGCAATTCACGAAGAAGCTTAATGTATTCGCCTAA